In Rhodamnia argentea isolate NSW1041297 chromosome 11, ASM2092103v1, whole genome shotgun sequence, one genomic interval encodes:
- the LOC115735926 gene encoding uncharacterized protein LOC115735926, producing MDPPITTKTHQSSALDHTFLHHNGFATAAQLEISDIEMIAFQSVTYTSLRDLLPSSPPLPSAASPTTNSSWYEIPIKNPLVKHAALAYLQPMSSPPEVGDKGLLGKLKDSCGCFCWLGDILSRVLREVFGSFLCDDDRGWFEYIEDDEEDEDTEKID from the coding sequence ATGGATCCTCCCATAACTACCAAGACCCACCAGTCCTCCGCCCTCGATCACACCTTCCTCCACCACAACGGCTTCGCCACCGCCGCCCAGCTCGAAATCTCCGACATCGAGATGATCGCCTTCCAGTCCGTCACGTACACCAGCCTCCGCGACCTCCTCCCCTCGTCCCCGCCCCTGCCGTCGGCCGCCTCCCCGACCACCAACTCCAGCTGGTACGAGATCCCCATCAAGAACCCCCTCGTCAAGCACGCCGCCCTCGCCTACCTCCAGCCCATGTCGTCGCCGCCCGAGGTCGGCGACAAGGGCCTCCTGGGCAAGCTGAAGGACAGCTGCGGGTGCTTCTGCTGGCTCGGCGACATCTTGTCGCGGGTCCTGAGGGAGGTCTTCGGGAGCTTCCTCTGCGACGACGACAGAGGGTGGTTCGAGTACATCGAGGACgacgaggaagatgaagatacaGAGAAAATCGACTGA
- the LOC115735925 gene encoding tetracycline resistance protein, class D-like isoform X1 yields the protein MEKLRGLGHLFGTVFLYGMASFMVVPAITDVTMSALCPGKDECSLAIYLSGIQQAIVGFGTVILTPLIGNLSDEYGRKALLTIPMTASVIPLVILAYSRETKFFYAYFVLRTLAAMVGEGTINCLALAYVADNVPGTERVSAFGILSGVLSAAFVCGTLAARFISTALTFQVAAVASMVAVVYMRIFLKDSMPVADESARLILKGSETDIDQNDGDSVKKIHVFKKIPSIGDLISLLRRSKIFAQAAVVAFFNNLAEGGLQASLLYFLKARFHFDKTQFADLMLIVGVAGTLSQLIFMPLLAPVLREERLLSIGLFAGFSHMFLYSIAWAPWVPYAITVFSIFAVFVSPCIRSIASKQVGPFEQGKAQGCLSGISSFANIVSPLIFSPLTALFLSEAAPFPYPGFSLMCIGLALMIGFVQSLMMKAAPPSTTKEVFGEEP from the exons ATGGAGAAGCTGAGAGGGCTAGGCCACCTGTTCGGGACGGTGTTCCTCTATGGAATGGCCAGCTTCATGGTGGTCCCGGCCATCACCGACGTCACCATGTCCGCCCTCTGCCCCGGCAAGGACGAGTGCTCCCTCGCCATTTACCTCTCCGGCATCCAGCAGGCG ATCGTAGGATTTGGGACGGTGATTTTGACGCCGTTAATTGGGAACCTGTCGGACGAGTATGGAAGGAAAGCTCTGCTCACCATCCCCATGACAGCCTCCGTCATTCCGTTAG TGATACTGGCATACAGTAGGGAGACCAAATTCTTCTATGCCTACTTCGTCCTCAGGACTCTCGCAGCCATGGTTGGCGAAGGCACCATCAACTGCCTTGCCCTTGCATACGTG GCAGACAACGTTCCGGGGACGGAGCGGGTATCCGCGTTTGGGATTCTTTCGGGTGTGCTCTCAGCTGCATTTGTTTGTGGAACCTTGGCTGCTCGTTTCATCTCGACCGCTTTGACATTCCAG GTTGCCGCAGTTGCATCCATGGTTGCGGTCGTCTACATGAGGATCTTTCTCAAGGACAGCATGCCGGTAGCAGACGAATCGGCACGGCTAATCTTAAAGGGATCGGAAACTGATATTGACCAAAATGATGGCGACTCCGTGAAGAAGATACACGTGTTCAAGAAGATTCCTTCGATTGGAGATCTCATTAGCCTGTTGAGGAGAAG CAAGATATTTGCACAAGCTGCAGTGGTTGCATTCTTCAACAATCTTGCCGAGGGAGGACTGCAAGCTTCCTTATTG TATTTTTTGAAGGCTCGTTTTCATTTCGATAAGACTCAGTTCGCTGATCTTATGCTCATCGTCGGAGTTGCCGGGACACTTTCTCAG CTGATTTTCATGCCGCTGTTGGCACCGGTATTACGTGAAGAGAGGTTGCTGTCTATAGGGCTGTTTGCGGGTTTTTCACAT ATGTTTCTCTACAGCATAGCCTGGGCACCTTGG GTTCCTTACGCAATCACCGTGTTCTCAATCTTCGCCGTCTTCGTTTCTCCATGC ATACGCAGCATCGCATCGAAACAAGTTGGCCCGTTCGAACAG GGCAAGGCTCAGGGATGCCTCTCAGGAATAAGTTCTTTCGCCAACATTGTTTCTCCACTGATATTCAGTCCTCTGACAG CACTATTTCTATCAGAAGCAGCGCCCTTTCCGTACCCTGGTTTCAGCCTAATGTGCATTGGACTAGCCCTG ATGATAGGCTTCGTCCAGAGTCTCATGATGAAAGCTGCTCCACCGAGTACAACTAAGGAAGTCTTCGGCGAAGAACCATGA
- the LOC115735925 gene encoding tetracycline resistance protein, class D-like isoform X2 gives MEKLRGLGHLFGTVFLYGMASFMVVPAITDVTMSALCPGKDECSLAIYLSGIQQAADNVPGTERVSAFGILSGVLSAAFVCGTLAARFISTALTFQVAAVASMVAVVYMRIFLKDSMPVADESARLILKGSETDIDQNDGDSVKKIHVFKKIPSIGDLISLLRRSKIFAQAAVVAFFNNLAEGGLQASLLYFLKARFHFDKTQFADLMLIVGVAGTLSQLIFMPLLAPVLREERLLSIGLFAGFSHMFLYSIAWAPWVPYAITVFSIFAVFVSPCIRSIASKQVGPFEQGKAQGCLSGISSFANIVSPLIFSPLTALFLSEAAPFPYPGFSLMCIGLALMIGFVQSLMMKAAPPSTTKEVFGEEP, from the exons ATGGAGAAGCTGAGAGGGCTAGGCCACCTGTTCGGGACGGTGTTCCTCTATGGAATGGCCAGCTTCATGGTGGTCCCGGCCATCACCGACGTCACCATGTCCGCCCTCTGCCCCGGCAAGGACGAGTGCTCCCTCGCCATTTACCTCTCCGGCATCCAGCAGGCG GCAGACAACGTTCCGGGGACGGAGCGGGTATCCGCGTTTGGGATTCTTTCGGGTGTGCTCTCAGCTGCATTTGTTTGTGGAACCTTGGCTGCTCGTTTCATCTCGACCGCTTTGACATTCCAG GTTGCCGCAGTTGCATCCATGGTTGCGGTCGTCTACATGAGGATCTTTCTCAAGGACAGCATGCCGGTAGCAGACGAATCGGCACGGCTAATCTTAAAGGGATCGGAAACTGATATTGACCAAAATGATGGCGACTCCGTGAAGAAGATACACGTGTTCAAGAAGATTCCTTCGATTGGAGATCTCATTAGCCTGTTGAGGAGAAG CAAGATATTTGCACAAGCTGCAGTGGTTGCATTCTTCAACAATCTTGCCGAGGGAGGACTGCAAGCTTCCTTATTG TATTTTTTGAAGGCTCGTTTTCATTTCGATAAGACTCAGTTCGCTGATCTTATGCTCATCGTCGGAGTTGCCGGGACACTTTCTCAG CTGATTTTCATGCCGCTGTTGGCACCGGTATTACGTGAAGAGAGGTTGCTGTCTATAGGGCTGTTTGCGGGTTTTTCACAT ATGTTTCTCTACAGCATAGCCTGGGCACCTTGG GTTCCTTACGCAATCACCGTGTTCTCAATCTTCGCCGTCTTCGTTTCTCCATGC ATACGCAGCATCGCATCGAAACAAGTTGGCCCGTTCGAACAG GGCAAGGCTCAGGGATGCCTCTCAGGAATAAGTTCTTTCGCCAACATTGTTTCTCCACTGATATTCAGTCCTCTGACAG CACTATTTCTATCAGAAGCAGCGCCCTTTCCGTACCCTGGTTTCAGCCTAATGTGCATTGGACTAGCCCTG ATGATAGGCTTCGTCCAGAGTCTCATGATGAAAGCTGCTCCACCGAGTACAACTAAGGAAGTCTTCGGCGAAGAACCATGA
- the LOC115735606 gene encoding uncharacterized protein LOC115735606, which translates to MEILTGSKVVPPSSSPLSIFSPKRSSFSRPLSLPLASSHNEKKEGDVESDSRDSSVAPVRKDRSLSISPLSKETAMGLVLNAAVGRGWTTGSGMEGPPVPVETESCSENTSTFPFSLFTKSPRRRMLVAFTCNICKQRTTRAINPHAYTDGTVFVQCCGCNAYHKLVDNLNLFHDMNCYVNSSFNYSGPNLDVNFNFLDSGDAEDDLFSP; encoded by the exons ATGGAAATCCTGACGGGATCGAAGGTCGTCCCACCTTCCTCATCTCCCCTCTCCATTTTCTCTCCCAAGAGAAGCTCCTTCTCCAGGCCTCTGTCTCTCCCCCTCGCCTCCTCCC ATAACGAGAAGAAAGAAGGTGATGTTGAATCGGACTCGAGGGATTCGAGTGTAGCTCCGGTCAGGAAGGATCGCAGCCTCTCGATTTCGCCTCTCTCCAAG GAAACAGCGATGGGGTTGGTACTGAATGCAGCGGTGGGGAGAGGATGGACAACTGGTTCGGGAATGGAAGGTCCCCCTGTTCCTGTGGAGACAGAATCATGCTCGGAGAACACCTCCACTTTCCCATTTTCGCTGTTCACTAAGTCTCCTCGGAGAAGGATGCTTGTTGCATTCACATGTAACATCTGCAAGCAACGGACAACCCGGGCAATCAATCCTCATGCATATACAGATGGGACAGTCTTCGTACAG tGTTGTGGATGCAATGCATATCACAAGCTTGTGGATAATCTTAACTTGTTTCACGATATGAACTGCTATGTGAACTCCAGTTTCAACTACAGTGGCCCGAACCTGGATGTAAATTTCAACTTTCTTGACAGTGGTGATGCCGAAGATGACTTATTCTCTCCTTGA